One genomic region from Argentina anserina chromosome 2, drPotAnse1.1, whole genome shotgun sequence encodes:
- the LOC126784403 gene encoding uncharacterized protein LOC126784403 has translation MAWWQGFDETRLLIAADPPLAGDGAGQLISLRHPKSGNTMCCLLVDGMLQELNWFRQSYSSWFLGDYVSEDGGLYTSTRVDPVFVLLPIFEEARMKKRDDPGKFRPLDEIVFVDGYPGYQQLLSIAEASMQVVCDIREIDSSKYFRLNDSKVLAWLYHKVCHIKETLSMLDSNYAAREEKHRLTDAVSILREYLKDEPWLKLLCDRLRIELPEAPKNAPDTETPPTAYESSPGIWNGSQEKSKSDSKVTTRAAGRQAKKIKLETESHNIRDMFTRASSRKK, from the exons ATGGCTTGGTGGCAAGGTTTCGATGAAACTCGTCTTCTCATTGCGGCCG ATCCTCCTCTAGCCGGAGACGGCGCCGGACAACTTATTTCACTTCGCCATCCTAAATCCG GGAACACAATGTGCTGTCTTTTAGTTGATGGGATGCTCCAGGAACTTAACTGGTTCAGACAGTCTTACAGTTCTTGGTTTCTTGGAGACTATGTTTCGGAAG ATGGTGGGTTATATACCTCCACTCGAGTTGATCCTGTTTTCGTTTTGTTACCGATTTTCGAGGAAGCGAGAATGAAG AAGAGGGATGATCCTGGGAAGTTCAGGCCATTGGATGAGATCGTCTTTGTTGATGGCTACCCCGGATATCAGCAACTCTTGTCCATTGCGGAGGCTTCTATGCAAGTAGTTTGTGATATCAGAG AAATTGATTCCTCCAAATATTTTAGGCTTAATGACTCCAAGGTTTTGGCTTGGTTGTACCACAAG GTATGCCATATAAAAGAGACGCTATCCATGTTGGACAGTAATTATGCTGCAAGGGAAGAAAAACATAGAT TGACTGATGCGGTTTCAATCTTAAGGGAATACCTGAAGGATGAGCCCTGGTTGAAGCTTTTGTGTGACCGTTTAAG GATAGAGTTACCAGAGGCACCGAAAAACGCACCAGACACTGAAACTCCACCAACTGCCTATGAAAGTAGCCCAGGGATTTGGAATGGCTCGCAG GAAAAGAGCAAGAGTGACAGTAAGGTTACTACCCGAGCGGCTGGAAGGCAAGCTAAAAAGATCAAACTGGAGACGGAATCGCATAACATCAGAGACATGTTTACACGGGCTTCATCAAGAAAGAAGTAA
- the LOC126783658 gene encoding uncharacterized protein LOC126783658 has protein sequence MKGEQTLPDSNRGSGSRRTRSQVAPDWTETDLLILVNEITAVEADCRKEFSSFQKWKIVAQNCTALGVPRSLDQYRRKWEALLHDYKIIRHWNSQSRASASSYWALETDRRKHFGLPRSFDHEVFKAIGGYEKVRESQSDTETETETAEDSEPEGEADVADDDDDVGVVEPESKKRRRPSTQQKCSPIQNSAKRSMAKRPGQKARQMRVEEKTIVKPVQTHVAEKPGEKPRQTHEEEEPVEKACQTHAEKIPVEKPCEIYVEGELVKNPPKTYPENNVVGKSCQTHAEGNSIEKPHQTHVEGKHVEGCIEAIPTENLAEKKPVGSCLDASPMTKLAEEMPQKRALKKKSKVSEEHPGGNCLEELNPMKSMAEKKTLKSGLKRKQQNTQMEENITNIIEQEQIMAMKLQWSADLIRAIVTENADHHATEETSTKELQADLVRRQGDQVIACLADIVKTLNQVHHLVQERK, from the exons ATGAAAGGAGAACAAACCCTACCGGACTCGAATCGGGGCTCCGGCAGCAGACGCACCCGTTCTCAGGTAGCCCCAGACTGGACCGAAACCGACCTACTGATCCTGGTGAACGAGATCACCGCCGTTGAAGCCGATTGCCGGAAAGAATTCTCCTCCTTCCAGAAATGGAAGATCGTCGCCCAGAACTGCACCGCGCTCGGCGTGCCTCGGTCTCTGGACCAGTACCGCCGCAAATGGGAGGCGCTGCTCCACGACTACAAGATCATCCGCCACTGGAATTCACAGTCGAGAGCTTCGGCTTCGTCCTACTGGGCTCTGGAGACTGACCGGAGGAAGCATTTCGGTCTCCCCCGGAGTTTCGATCACGAGGTCTTCAAGGCCATCGGAGGCTATGAGAAGGTGCGGGAGAGCCAGTCGGATACGGAGACCGAGACGGAGACGGCGGAGGATAGTGAGCCGGAAGGCGAGGCTGACGTGGCggatgacgatgatgatgtAGGAGTGGTGGAACCAG AGTCCAAGAAGAGGAGGCGACCGTCGACACAGCAGAAATGCAGTCCAATCCAAAATTCAGCAAAGAGGTCTATGGCTAAAAGGCCTGGGCAAAAGGCTCGTCAAATGCGTGTAGAAGAGAAAACTATAGTAAAGCCTGTTCAAACCCATGTGGCGGAAAAGCCTGGAGAAAAGCCGCGCCAAACtcatgaggaagaagaacctGTTGAAAAGGCTTGCCAAACTCATGCAGAAAAGATACCCGTAGAAAAGCCTTGCGAAATTTATGTGGAAGGAGAGCTTGTAAAAAACCCTCCCAAAACCTATCCAGAAAATAATGTAGTAGGTAAGTCTTGCCAAACTCATGCGGAAGGGAACTCTATAGAAAAGCCTCACCAAACCCATGTAGAAGGAAAGCATGTGGAAGGCTGCATAGAAGCAATTCCTACGGAGAACTTAGCTGAAAAAAAACCGGTAGGAAGCTGCTTAGATGCAAGCCCTATGACGAAGCTGGCAGAAGAAATGCCTCAGAAAAGAGCtctgaagaaaaaaagtaAGGTCTCAGAAGAACATCCTGGGGGAAACTGCTTAGAGGAACTCAATCCAATGAAGAGCATGGCAGAAAAAAAGACTCTGAAAAGTGGTCTGAAGAGGAAGCAACAAAATACTCAAATGGAAGAGAATATAACGAACATTATAGAACAGGAGCAAATCATGGCTATGAAATTGCAGTGGAGTGCAGACCTCATCCGTGCTATTGTAACTGAGAATGCAGACCATCATGCCACTGAGGAGACGAGCACCAAGGAACTCCAGGCTGATTTAGTGAGGCGTCAAGGAGACCAGGTTATCGCATGCCTGGCAGATATAGTGAAGACTCTTAACCAGGTTCACCATCTTGTTCAGGAACGTAAATag
- the LOC126783803 gene encoding pollen receptor-like kinase 4 codes for MARCKAAYDHWLIMLCVLVFASSSRSATNHEGEILLRFKNSLSDTSALDTTWINTTNPCNVTLHWEGVQCDTTGKKVFGLQLQNMGLTGLIDIDTLTELPALQTVSFMNNIFAGPMPDVKRLPLISVYLSQNQFTGDIPDDAFSGMGGTLKKVYLAKNGFTGKIPSSLVALPKLIELDLGDNQFSGKIPNFQPRKWVMLNLANNRFDGPIPPSLSDLPPADFEGNKGLCGRPLGKCKSKKLHLLMIIAIVVISAVAVLLLCALCWIRGRRSRQASQAPSAQQENAQMKPVARKTRGVLEAQLPDPEVEDEYKKAERGGELHFLRKDRKRFEVQELLRAPAEVLGSGSFGSSYKAGILSGSMVVKRFRDMNRVGKDDFYDHMSRLGRLSHPNLLPLVAFYYMKEEKLLVLDFALNGSLASHLHGKRAPGQPGLDWPTRLMIIKGVAKGLGYLYKEFPGMPVPHGHLKSSNVLLDHNFNPVLAEYALIPVINKDHAHKLMVAYKSPEFSQTGRTSKKTDVWSLGILIFEMLTGKFPANYLQQGKRANADLASWVNSVVREEWTGEVFDKEMKGTKNGEGEMLKLLKIGMCCCESSVEGRWDWREAVDKIEELQERDSEEEDYSSYASDGDVYSSRAVTDDDFSFSVAA; via the exons ATGGCTCGTTGTAAAGCAGCATATGATCACTGGCTTATCATGCTCTGTGTTTTAGTATTTGCTAGTTCATCACGTTCTGCAACAAATCACGAAGGTGAAATACTCCTCAGATTCAAGAATTCTCTATCTGATACCTCTGCGTTAGATACGACCTGGATTAACACAACAAATCCCTGCAACGTTACCCTCCATTGGGAGGGTGTACAATGTGACACAACCGGAAAGAAGGTGTTCGGGCTGCAGCTGCAGAACATGGGTCTAACTGGCCTGATCGACATCGACACGCTCACAGAGTTGCCGGCCCTCCAGACCGTAAGCTTCATGAACAACATCTTTGCAGGTCCAATGCCGGATGTGAAGAGACTTCCACTCATTAGTGTCTACTTATCCCAGAACCAATTCACTGGTGATATTCCGGATGATGCTTTCAGTGGTATGGGTGGTACCTTGAAGAAGGTTTACTTGGCCAAAAATGGATTTACGGGGAAGATACCGAGTTCTTTGGTTGCTTTGCCTAAGCTTATTGAGTTGGACCTTGGGGATAACCAGTTTAGTGGGAAGATACCGAATTTTCAACCACGGAAATGGGTGATGTTAAATCTGGCAAACAACAGATTTGACGGTCCGATTCCGCCATCACTGAGCGATTTACCCCCGGCTGATTTTGAGG GAAACAAAGGCTTGTGTGGACGGCCTCTTGGAAAATGCAAGTCCAAGAAGctacacctcctaatgatcaTAGCCATCGTAGTAATCTCAGCTGTGGCCGTACTACTACTGTGTGCCCTCTGTTGGATCCGGGGCCGTCGATCCCGTCAGGCCAGCCAAGCCCCTTCGGCTCAGCAAGAAAATGCTCAAATGAAACCGGTAGCTCGGAAAACCCGCGGAGTATTGGAGGCCCAACTACCCGATCCAGAGGTAGAGGATGAGTACAAAAAGGCAGAAAGAGGAGGGGAGTTGCATTTTCTGAGAAAGGACAGAAAGAGGTTTGAGGTGCAAGAGCTACTTAGAGCACCAGCTGAGGTTTTGGGGAGTGGGAGCTTTGGGTCGTCTTACAAGGCTGGTATTTTGAGTGGGTCTATGGTTGTGAAGAGGTTTAGGGATATGAACAGAGTTGGCAAAGATGACTTCTACGATCACATGAGTAGACTTGGAAGGTTGTCACACCCTAATCTCCTCCCACTGGTTGCCTTCTATTACATGAAAGAAGAGAAGCTCTTGGTTCTTGACTTTGCTCTGAATGGAAGCTTGGCTAGTCATCTCCATG GTAAGCGAGCCCCAGGCCAACCAGGCCTCGACTGGCCAACCCGTCTGATGATCATCAAAGGAGTAGCAAAAGGACTAGGCTACCTCTACAAAGAGTTCCCTGGCATGCCCGTCCCGCACGGCCATCTCAAATCCTCCAACGTTCTCCTCGACCACAACTTCAACCCGGTCTTAGCTGAATACGCCCTAATCCCTGTCATCAACAAAGACCACGCCCACAAGCTCATGGTCGCCTACAAGTCCCCGGAGTTCTCCCAAACAGGCCGCACCTCTAAGAAGACCGACGTGTGGAGCCTCGGCATCCTCATATTCGAAATGCTTACCGGGAAGTTCCCCGCAAATTACCTCCAACAGGGCAAGCGGGCCAACGCCGACCTCGCCAGCTGGGTCAACTCCGTGGTCAGGGAAGAATGGACCGGCGAGGTGTTCGATAAAGAAATGAAAGGGACCAAAAACGGAGAGGGTGAGATGCTAAAGCTGTTGAAGATAGGGATGTGCTGCTGCGAGAGCAGCGTTGAGGGGAGATGGGATTGGAGAGAGGCGGTGGATAAGATCGAGGAGTTGCAGGAGAGGGACAGTGAAGAAGAGGACTACTCGTCGTACGCGAGTGACGGGGATGTGTACTCCTCTAGGGCTGTGACTGATGATGACTTCTCCTTCTCAGTTGCAGCTTGA
- the LOC126805572 gene encoding proteasome subunit beta type-6 has product MSHSSMDDMNLNAPHSMGTTIIGVTYDGGVVLGADSRTSTGVYVANRCSDKITQLTDNVYVCRSGSAADSQVVSDYVRHFLHQHTIQLGQPATVKVAANLIRLLSYGNKNMLQTGLIVGGWDKYEGGKIYGVPLGGTVVEAPFAIGGSGSSYLYGFFDQVWREGMTKEEAEELVVKAVSLAIARDGASGGVVRTVVINSEGVKRNFYPGDTLPLWHEELEPQNSLLDMMAAGGDSPAPMAE; this is encoded by the exons ATGTCTCACTCATCAATGGACGATATGAACCTCAACGCCCCTCACTCCATGGGCACCACCATCATCGGCGTCACCTACGACGGCGGCGTCGTCCTCGGCGCCGACTCCCGTACCTCCACag GTGTCTATGTTGCCAATCGGTGCTCGGATAAAATCACTCAGCTCACGGATAATGTCTACGTCTGTCGCTCTGGATCG GCTGCAGATTCGCAGGTTGTTTCAGACTATGTGAGGCACTTTCTTCATCAGCACAC TATTCAGCTAGGGCAGCCTGCTACTGTCAAGGTTGCTGCGAATCTCATCAGGCTACTGTCTTATGGCAACaag AATATGTTGCAAACTGGATTGATTGTTGGTGGGTGGGACAAGTATgaagggggaaaaatataTGGAGTTCCTCTTGGTGGCACAGTCGTGGAGGCACCGTTTGCCATTGGAG GGTCTGGCTCCAGTTATTTATATGGCTTCTTTGATCAAGTATGGAGAGAAGGAATGACCAAGGAGGAAGCCGAG GAGTTGGTTGTGAAGGCGGTTTCCCTAGCCATTGCTCGAGATGGCGCTAGTGGTGGTGTTGTCCGCACCGTTGTG ATAAACTCTGAGGGAGTGAAGAGGAACTTCTACCCTGGTGACACCCTTCCACTGTGGCATGAGGAGTTGGAGCCCCAAAACTCTCTACTCGACATGATGGCTGCTGGTGGTGATAGCCCTGCCCCTATGGCCGAATGA
- the LOC126784318 gene encoding LOW QUALITY PROTEIN: uncharacterized protein LOC126784318 (The sequence of the model RefSeq protein was modified relative to this genomic sequence to represent the inferred CDS: deleted 2 bases in 1 codon): MKPSTTSSKGHMININASSNDPDQSNKSLLHKSPKPSDDLSNFQVSLKWWALNYSHSTSLGKFISYFIFILLTIVVPILTSVTLKQSTKDPISYSKLVQLPESGLAAIAFFTLSAFFRNYGLRQLLFLDGLEEDTSSVRKGYTREVDKAFKCLAYILLPSFFIELAHKICFFTTVKVSLPYMSPSVTLNFIVFVLVVASWVYRTGVFLLVCILFRLTCELQILRFEGLHKFFEGCHSNSRVIFQEHVRIRKQLWITSHRYRFFIIGCWFTTTVSQFAALMMVLASKAEKTFLNSGDLVVCSAVELSGMFLCLMEAARMTHRAQGIVAIATRWHMLLTSSAARMNSNKEGKDQSPEANGGCNGENENDSSGISTSISPDEPSSFQTRQALVSYLGHNHGGITLFGFALDRGMLHIIFAFEFSLVLWVLSKVVVLS; the protein is encoded by the exons ATGAAACCCTCCACCACTTCATCCAAAGGCCATATGATCAACATCAACGCCAGCAGCAATGACCCAGATCAGTCAAACAAGTCCTTACTTCACAAATCACCAAAGCCCTCCGACGACCTATCTAACTTCCAGGTCAGCCTCAAATGGTGGGCACTCAACTACTCC CACTCCACGTCCCTCGGAAAGTTCATCTCCTacttcatcttcatcctccTGACCATCGTCGTCCCAATCCTAACTTCTGTCACACTAAAGCAATCAACCAAGGATCCCATCTCTTACAGCAAACTAGTCCAGCTCCCCGAATCCGGGTTAGCTGCCATTGCCTTCTTCACACTCTCCGCCTTCTTTCGGAATTACGGCCTCCGGCAGCTTCTCTTCCTCGACGGCCTTGAAGAGGATACTTCCTCTGTCCGGAAGGGATACACCCGCGAGGTCGATAAAGCGTTCAAATGCTTGGCATACATACTCTTGCCTTCGTTCTTCATCGAGCTTGCTCACAAGATTTGtttcttcaccaccgtgaaAGTTTCATTGCCGTATATGAGTCCCAGTGTCACGTTGAATTTCattgtgtttgttttggttGTGGCTTCCTGGGTTTATCGGACTGGGGTGTTCTTGCTGGTTTGTATTCTTTTCCGGTTGACATGTGAGCTCCAAATTCTCCGGTTCGAAGGGTTGCATAAATTCTTCGAAGGGTGTCACTCCAACTCTAGAGTCATTTTTCAG GAACATGTGAGGATAAGAAAGCAATTGTGGATTACGAGCCACAGGTACAGATTCTTTATCATTGGATGCTGGTTTACCACTACAGTGAGCCAATTTGCAGccttgatgatggttttggcaTCCAAGGCAGAGAAGACTTTTCTTAACTCCGGCGACCTTGTGGTTTGCTCGGCTGTTGAGCTAAGTGGaatgtttttgtgcttaatgGAGGCAGCAAGAATGACACATAGAGCTCAAGGAATCGTTGCAATTGCTACAAGATGGCACATGCTTTTAACTTCATCTGCTGCTAGGATGAATTCCAACAAGGAGGGGAAAGACCAGAGCCCGGAAGCTAATGGAGGCTGTAACGGAGAGAATGAAAACGATTCATCGGGCATTTCCACTTCTATTTCCCCAGATGAACCGTCCTCGTTCCAAACCAGGCAAGCATTAG TGTCATACTTGGGACACAACCATGGAGGGATCACGCTGTTCGGATTTGCACTTGATAGAGGAATGCTTCACATAATATTTGCCTTTGAGTTCTCTCTAGTGCTGTGGGTACTAAGTAAAGTAGTGGTTTTGTCTTAA
- the LOC126783368 gene encoding probable nucleoredoxin 3: MDSSNIVTVLESEGVEFLLSGERKVPLSACNGKTVCLLFSANWCRPCKALTPQLVRLYDTLRYEVKDLEIIFVSFDHDEDTFKEHFKCMPWLAVPFNVNLHKRLSEIYHVDRIPSLVPLSSDGISIEEDLIGLIEDYGPEAFPFTKKRREELKAIDDAKREGGKLEELLAHQGRNLLMSKDGREVSVSELVGKTIGLYFGAHWSPPCRAFTSKLIEAYSELMTSNDEFFEIIFVSTDRDLKEFELNTCTMPWLVIPYHDKTRQDLCRIFNIKEIPALVIIGPDGKAISMKGRALISLYGAKAFPFTELRIKELEAALGKEGEALPPQVKDVKHDHMLKLDMAKAYVCDFCKKQGRFWAYSCDVCDYDLHPTCVDKSF; the protein is encoded by the exons ATGGATAGCAGCAACATAGTAACCGTCCTGGAATCCGAAGGAGTTGAGTTCCTTCTATCTGGTGAAAGAAAG GTACCCTTGTCAGCATGCAATGGGAAGACAGTATGCCTCCTTTTCTCTGCAAATTGGTGCAGGCCTTGCAAGGCTCTGACTCCTCAGCTTGTGAGACTTTATGATACCCTTAGATATGAAGTAAAAGATCTTGAGATCATTTTTGTATCCTTCGACCACGATGAGGACACATTCAAGGAACACTTCAAGTGCATGCCATGGCTGGCAGTCCCATTCAATGTTAATCTGCATAAAAGATTGAGTGAAATATACCACGTTGATCGAATTCCATCACTCGTTCCATTGAGTTCAGATGGGATATCAATTGAAGAAGATTTGATTGGACTTATTGAAGACTATGGTCCAGAGGCATTTCCATTCaccaaaaagagaagagaggaacTAAAGGCTATAGATGATGCAAAGCGTGAAGGTGGAAAACTTGAAGAGCTTCTAGCACATCAAGGACGAAACCTTCTCATGTCTAAGGATGGTAGAGAG GTATCAGTATCCGAACTAGTTGGCAAAACCATAGGCCTTTACTTTGGTGCACATTGGAGTCCTCCCTGCCGTGCTTTCACTTCCAAGCTTATAGAAGCGTACAGTGAGCTTATGACATCCAATGATGAATTTTTCGAAATCATTTTCGTATCCACAGATCGAGACCTCAAAGAATTTGAACTTAACACATGCACCATGCCTTGGCTTGTAATCCCCTACCATGATAAAACAAGACAAGACCTTTGCCGCATCTTTAACATTAAGGAGATTCCGGCATTGGTTATAATCGGACCAGATGGGAAGGCTATTAGCATGAAGGGGAGGGCTTTGATCTCCTTGTATGGAGCAAAAGCTTTCCCATTCACTGAGTTGAGGATCAAAGAGCTTGAAGCAGCATTGGGAAAAGAAGGAGAGGCATTGCCTCCTCAAGTGAAGGATGTAAAGCACGACCATATGCTGAAGTTGGACATGGCCAAAGCTTATGTATGTGATTTCTGCAAGAAGCAAGGGAGGTTCTGGGCGTATTCGTGTGATGTTTGTGACTATGACCTTCATCCAACTTGCGTAGATAAGTCCTTTTAA
- the LOC126805573 gene encoding AIG2-like protein D — translation MSSVAPGVVHNVFVYGSLMAEDVCRVLLNRAPQSFYATLDGYHRYSIKGRLYPAIIPVENKKVTGKVLLGITDPELHILDEFEDVEYQRSTVEVSLMDSSQNLQVQTYVWSDKNDPNLYGEWDFEVWKQIHKEDFIKMTSGFMEEMEQPESKPRVATYESYYQQDG, via the exons atgaGTTCAGTGGCTCCGGGCGTCGTCCACAACGTGTTCGTCTACGGCAGCTTGATGGCGGAGGACGTCTGTCGTGTCCTCTTGAATCGAGCCCCTCAATCCTTTTATGCTACCCTCGATGGCTA CCATAGGTACAGCATCAAAGGACGTCTTTATCCGGCGATTATCCCCGTCGAGAATAAGAAAGTTACCGGCAAG GTGCTGTTAGGCATCACAGACCCTGAATTACATATATTAGATGAATTTGAGGATGTTGAGTATCAGAGGAGCACTGTTGAGGTCTCTTTGATG GATAGTTCTCAGAACTTACAAGTTCAGACTTATGTTTGGAGTGACAAAAATGACCCAAACCTGTATGGAGAATGGGATTTTGAG GTGTGGAAACAAATACACAAGGAGGACTTTATCAAGATGACTTCTGGTTTCATGGAAGAGATGGAGCAACCTGAATCAAAGCCTAGAGTTGCAACATACGAATCATATTATCAGCAGGATGGCTAG
- the LOC126783059 gene encoding gamma-glutamylcyclotransferase 2-1, protein MVFWVFGYGSLVWNPGFEYDEKVIGFIKDYKRVFDLACIDHRGTPEHPARTCTLEYEEGAICWGAAYSVRGGPEKERKAMEYLEKRECEYDAKTLVNFYKEGDFSGEPLLKGVIVFTSTPDKVSNKYYLGPAPLEDMARQIATASGPCGNNRDYLFLLEKAMFDIGHEEDYVIELANEVRNVLKLVGNGIPKDKKLTGPTHIPLKSHIPAIQLHPLPEAIAMDS, encoded by the exons ATGGTGTTCTGGGTATTTGGATATGGTTCACTTGTGTGGAACCCTGGTTTCGAGTACGACGAGAAAGTgataggtttcatcaaggattACAAGCGTGTTTTCGATCTTG CTTGCATTGATCATAGAGGAACGCCTGAGCACCCTGCAAGAACTTGCACATTGGAATATGAAGAAGGGGCTATTTGCTGGGGTGCTGCTTATTCTGTGCGTGGCGGCcctgaaaaggaaagaaaggcTATGGAG TACTTGGAAAAGAGAGAATGTGAATATGATGCGAAGACTCTTGTGAACTTTTACAAG GAAGGGGACTTCTCTGGTGAGCCTTTATTGAAAGGAGTCATTGT TTTCACATCTACTCCAGACAAAGTATCGAACAAGTATTACCTGGGTCCTGCTCCACTGGAGGATATGGCAAG ACAAATTGCCACCGCTTCTGGGCCATGTGGAAACAACAGAGACTATTTATTTCTGCTTGAAAAGGCTATGTTTGATATCG GCCATGAAGAGGATTATGTTATAGAGCTTGCAAATGAGGTGAGGAATGTACTTAAACTTGTTGGGAATGGAATTCCAAAGGACAAGAAGCTGACAGGACCTACCCACATCCCACTCAAGTCCCACATTCCAGCCATTCAATTGCATCCTCTTCCTGAAGCCATTGCTATGGACTCGTAG